In Mongoliitalea daihaiensis, one DNA window encodes the following:
- a CDS encoding DUF1016 N-terminal domain-containing protein → MIETSDLRPEVVLYDEISNLIEQGHYKVLSQVNSAMTLLFWQVGKRVNDFILEHRRAEYGKEIVVTLSRQLEKRFGS, encoded by the coding sequence ATGATTGAAACAAGTGATTTACGGCCGGAAGTAGTTTTGTATGATGAAATCAGTAACCTCATCGAGCAAGGGCATTACAAGGTACTTTCTCAAGTAAATAGTGCAATGACATTGCTTTTTTGGCAAGTAGGGAAGCGGGTTAATGATTTCATTTTAGAACATAGACGTGCCGAATATGGCAAAGAAATAGTCGTTACATTGTCACGACAATTAGAAAAGCGTTTTGGAAGCTAG
- a CDS encoding transposase translates to MRWQIELIFKTWKSLVTINEFNSKKIHRFECQLYGKLIWVILNLKIFNCLQEQMYGKYKILCSIWKYFRLIQNIQNFLIKAVKNQNQLRLLIKKLIDYAPKAIYLEKKKGKLALEHIINLLT, encoded by the coding sequence ATGAGATGGCAAATAGAACTCATTTTCAAGACTTGGAAATCTTTGGTTACGATAAATGAGTTTAACAGTAAAAAAATTCATAGGTTTGAATGTCAGCTTTACGGAAAGCTAATTTGGGTAATCCTTAATCTAAAGATATTCAACTGTTTACAAGAGCAGATGTATGGTAAATATAAGATACTATGCAGTATTTGGAAATACTTTAGACTGATACAAAACATCCAAAACTTTCTAATAAAAGCAGTTAAAAACCAAAACCAGCTCCGACTTTTGATTAAAAAATTGATCGATTATGCTCCAAAAGCAATTTATCTTGAAAAAAAGAAAGGAAAATTGGCTCTTGAACATATAATTAACCTCTTAACCTGA
- a CDS encoding Fic family protein, producing the protein MNSLIADYKKIRKNRRKELAEKLAEILDNVNYFHPFREGNGRAQREFLRLLALEKGLILNLNPPDNKSVFERYMKGTIESDLEILKELIFELIASKK; encoded by the coding sequence ATTAATTCTTTAATAGCTGACTACAAGAAAATTCGAAAAAACAGAAGAAAAGAATTAGCAGAGAAGTTAGCCGAAATTTTAGATAATGTAAATTATTTTCATCCCTTTAGAGAAGGTAACGGACGTGCACAAAGAGAGTTTTTAAGGTTATTGGCCTTGGAAAAAGGGTTGATTCTGAACCTAAACCCTCCGGACAATAAAAGTGTGTTTGAAAGATATATGAAAGGAACAATAGAGAGTGATTTAGAAATATTGAAAGAATTGATTTTTGAACTTATTGCCTCAAAAAAATGA
- a CDS encoding antitoxin VbhA family protein produces MFATIEIDRNNLTIMGVKFSDLKTLESTANALGSNMFEGFKPTPKGVEIIRDYVSGKISLSELVKFAEERAYV; encoded by the coding sequence ATGTTTGCTACAATCGAAATTGATAGGAATAACCTGACGATAATGGGAGTGAAATTTTCTGATTTAAAGACATTAGAAAGCACGGCAAATGCTTTGGGAAGTAATATGTTTGAGGGTTTTAAACCTACGCCCAAAGGGGTTGAAATAATCAGGGATTATGTATCAGGAAAAATTTCATTAAGTGAATTAGTGAAGTTTGCGGAAGAAAGGGCTTATGTCTGA
- a CDS encoding IS1182 family transposase, with protein MHHILGIDRFQLTFSCLEDAIPNDNPVRIIDAFIDMLDLELLGFNSKPTDEEQTKKHNPYLDGRPSFEPKILLKLYFYGYFNGVRSSRRLEKECLRNIEVRWLINGLAPNYHTIADFRKINPKALKNCFKLYTTFLQEAGLIGGKTIAVDGSKFRASNSKKNNYSQNKIDRHLNYIEQKLEEYLQQLDQADSLELSEQSIQLLEQKIDYFKNNKINYELLQEQLKQSGDTQLSTTDPDARALLVQGQVVEVSYNVQAAVDDKHKLVVATHVINKNDRNALHDIASEAKENLHSDGFTVLADKGYHNGRELQDCQNNGIQTIVAPSEIVNSNKFGTTEEYLVTKFTYNPDNDTYTCPQGSTLTSTGTWHKKTRERDHHLFKKYRTPDCKTCPVKHLCTGRKDGGREIERSEYAEAVEANLKNLQGNKELYKRRQMIIEHIYGTAKRKWGFNFTDLRGLEKVNGEFALIMTVYNLKRTINILGIPELLQLIQNWKPDYKRVSLALKSSLFGLFKALLAFKTLIYKTNELNLKLTQVQDYLSTNPLYSSEMRFFQKTESFFTA; from the coding sequence ATGCACCACATCCTAGGAATAGACCGGTTTCAATTGACCTTCTCCTGTTTGGAAGATGCCATTCCCAATGACAATCCCGTCAGAATAATCGATGCCTTTATTGATATGCTTGACCTGGAACTCCTGGGGTTTAATTCAAAACCTACCGATGAAGAACAGACCAAAAAACATAATCCCTATCTCGACGGAAGACCTTCTTTTGAACCTAAAATTCTTCTTAAGCTTTATTTTTACGGCTACTTTAACGGCGTCCGAAGCAGCAGAAGACTTGAAAAAGAATGCCTTCGAAATATTGAAGTCAGATGGCTCATCAATGGCCTTGCTCCCAACTACCATACCATCGCAGACTTCCGTAAAATCAATCCCAAAGCTCTCAAAAACTGCTTCAAACTCTACACAACTTTCCTGCAGGAAGCAGGTCTCATAGGAGGAAAAACCATTGCAGTCGATGGTAGTAAATTCAGAGCTTCCAACAGCAAGAAAAACAACTACAGCCAAAATAAAATAGACAGGCATCTCAACTATATCGAACAAAAACTCGAAGAATACCTCCAACAACTAGACCAAGCTGACAGTCTCGAACTATCCGAACAAAGCATACAGCTCCTCGAACAAAAAATCGACTACTTCAAAAACAACAAAATCAATTATGAGCTCCTTCAGGAACAGCTCAAACAAAGCGGGGATACCCAACTAAGCACCACAGATCCCGATGCTAGGGCACTGCTCGTACAAGGACAGGTCGTTGAGGTCTCATATAACGTGCAGGCAGCAGTCGATGACAAACACAAACTCGTCGTAGCTACACATGTCATTAACAAAAACGATAGAAACGCCCTCCATGACATCGCTTCCGAAGCCAAGGAAAACCTCCATTCGGATGGTTTCACTGTTCTCGCAGACAAAGGATATCACAACGGAAGAGAATTACAGGATTGCCAGAACAACGGAATTCAGACCATTGTAGCCCCCAGTGAAATAGTCAACTCCAATAAATTTGGAACAACAGAAGAGTACCTCGTTACCAAATTCACCTATAATCCAGACAACGATACCTACACCTGTCCGCAAGGTAGTACACTTACATCCACAGGAACATGGCACAAAAAAACCAGAGAAAGAGACCATCACCTGTTCAAAAAATACAGAACCCCAGATTGTAAAACATGTCCGGTCAAACATCTCTGTACAGGAAGAAAAGACGGAGGTAGGGAGATAGAAAGAAGTGAATATGCAGAAGCAGTTGAAGCTAACCTCAAAAACCTCCAAGGAAACAAAGAACTGTACAAAAGGCGACAGATGATAATCGAACACATCTACGGAACTGCCAAAAGAAAATGGGGATTTAATTTTACTGACCTCCGGGGATTGGAAAAAGTAAACGGTGAGTTTGCACTCATCATGACAGTCTACAACCTCAAACGAACCATTAACATCCTCGGAATACCTGAGCTCTTACAACTAATCCAAAACTGGAAACCCGACTACAAAAGGGTTTCTTTGGCCTTAAAATCAAGCCTTTTTGGTCTATTCAAGGCCCTATTGGCCTTTAAAACTTTAATCTATAAAACTAACGAATTAAACTTAAAATTGACTCAGGTTCAAGATTACCTCTCTACGAACCCCCTATACTCCTCAGAAATGCGGTTTTTTCAAAAAACTGAAAGTTTTTTCACAGCCTGA
- a CDS encoding site-specific integrase, translating to MLKLASFLEAKAYSPMTIRNYMAEMRFIFAYFNHLNPEQLTQDHIASYINYIKKEHAVGRDKCRMTAQSCSFFFKHILPSPYVVPHALYPRKEFRLPEILTQEQISHVIQSTTNIKHKAIIALFYGTGIRLSELRFLK from the coding sequence TTGCTAAAACTCGCTTCTTTCCTAGAAGCAAAAGCATATTCCCCCATGACCATCCGCAACTATATGGCCGAAATGCGCTTTATTTTTGCCTATTTCAATCATCTCAATCCTGAGCAGCTCACCCAAGATCACATCGCCTCCTACATCAACTACATCAAAAAAGAACATGCGGTGGGTAGAGATAAATGTAGAATGACAGCCCAAAGCTGTAGCTTCTTTTTTAAACACATTTTGCCTTCGCCCTACGTAGTGCCTCACGCTCTCTATCCCCGAAAGGAGTTCAGGCTTCCTGAGATTCTCACCCAAGAGCAGATCAGTCATGTAATCCAATCTACTACCAATATAAAGCATAAAGCCATCATTGCTCTGTTCTATGGAACAGGGATCAGGCTGAGCGAACTTCGTTTCTTGAAATGA
- a CDS encoding tyrosine-type recombinase/integrase — MKHISRTDMQLKIVAGKGSRDRFTILPAAVLPLLEAYYRVHKPKVFLFEGQTPGKAMNDRSIQHAIRMAMNQAGFEQYGFSAHSIRHSFATHLLDAGTDIHTIKQLLGHSKIETTMIYLHLTKQRRDKLVSPLDLLGHGN, encoded by the coding sequence ATGAAACATATTTCTCGGACAGACATGCAGCTCAAAATTGTGGCTGGTAAAGGTAGTAGGGACAGGTTTACAATCCTTCCTGCTGCCGTTCTTCCTCTACTCGAAGCATATTACAGGGTACACAAGCCGAAAGTCTTTCTCTTTGAAGGACAAACTCCAGGCAAAGCTATGAACGACCGCTCCATACAGCATGCCATCCGCATGGCCATGAATCAGGCGGGCTTTGAACAGTATGGTTTTTCTGCACATTCTATCAGGCATTCCTTTGCTACACACCTCTTGGATGCCGGTACGGACATCCATACCATCAAGCAGCTACTTGGACATTCCAAGATAGAGACTACCATGATCTATCTCCACCTGACCAAACAGCGCAGGGATAAACTCGTCTCTCCTCTTGACCTGCTCGGTCATGGAAACTGA
- a CDS encoding transposase encodes MHHILGIDRFQLTFSCLEDAIPNDNPVRIIDAFIDMLDLELLGFNSKPTDEEQTKKHNPYLDGRPSFEPKILLKLYFYGYFNGVRSSRRLEKECLRNIEVRWLINGLAPNYHTIADFRKINPKALKNCFKLYTTFLQEAGLIGGKTIAVDGSKFRASNSKKNNYSQNKIDRHLNYIEQKLEEYLQQLDQADSLELSEQSIQLLEQKNRLLQKQQNQL; translated from the coding sequence ATGCACCACATCCTAGGAATAGACCGGTTTCAATTGACCTTCTCCTGTTTGGAAGATGCCATTCCCAATGACAATCCCGTCAGAATAATCGATGCCTTTATTGATATGCTTGACCTGGAACTCCTGGGGTTTAATTCAAAACCTACCGATGAAGAACAGACCAAAAAACATAATCCCTATCTCGACGGAAGACCTTCTTTTGAACCTAAAATTCTTCTTAAGCTTTATTTTTACGGCTACTTTAACGGCGTCCGAAGCAGCAGAAGACTTGAAAAAGAATGCCTTCGAAATATTGAAGTCAGATGGCTCATCAATGGCCTTGCTCCCAACTACCATACCATCGCAGACTTCCGTAAAATCAATCCCAAAGCTCTCAAAAACTGCTTCAAACTCTACACAACTTTCCTGCAGGAAGCAGGTCTCATAGGAGGAAAAACCATTGCAGTCGATGGTAGTAAATTCAGAGCTTCCAACAGCAAGAAAAACAACTACAGCCAAAATAAAATAGACAGGCATCTCAACTATATCGAACAAAAACTCGAAGAATACCTCCAACAACTAGACCAAGCTGACAGTCTCGAACTATCCGAACAAAGCATACAGCTCCTCGAACAAAAAAATCGACTACTTCAAAAACAACAAAATCAATTATGA
- a CDS encoding transposase, with protein MQAAVDDKHKLVVATHVINKNDRNALHDIASEAKENLHSDGFTVLADKGYHNGRELQDCQNNGIQTIVAPSEIVNSNKFGTTEEYLVTKFTYNPDNDTYTCPQGNTLTSTGTWHKKTRERDHHLFKKYRTPDCKTCPVKHLCTGRKDGGREIERSEYAEAVEANLKNLQGNKELYKRRQMIIEHIYGTAKRKWGFNFTDLRGLEKVNGEFALIMTVYNLKRTINILGIPELLQLIQNWKPDYKRVSLALKSSLFGLFKALLAFKTLIYKTNELNLKLTQVQDYLSTNPLYSSEMRFFQKTESFFTA; from the coding sequence GTGCAGGCAGCAGTCGATGACAAACACAAACTCGTCGTAGCTACACATGTCATTAACAAAAACGATAGAAACGCCCTCCATGACATCGCTTCCGAAGCCAAGGAAAACCTCCATTCGGATGGTTTCACTGTTCTCGCAGACAAAGGATATCACAACGGAAGAGAATTACAGGATTGCCAGAACAACGGAATCCAGACCATTGTAGCCCCCAGTGAAATAGTCAACTCCAATAAATTTGGAACAACAGAAGAGTACCTCGTTACCAAATTCACCTATAATCCAGACAACGATACCTACACCTGTCCGCAAGGTAATACACTTACATCCACAGGAACATGGCACAAAAAAACCAGAGAAAGAGACCATCACCTGTTCAAAAAATACAGAACCCCAGATTGTAAAACATGTCCGGTCAAACATCTCTGTACCGGAAGAAAAGATGGAGGGAGGGAGATTGAGAGAAGTGAATATGCAGAAGCAGTTGAAGCAAACCTCAAAAACCTCCAAGGAAACAAAGAACTCTACAAAAGAAGGCAGATGATAATCGAACACATCTACGGAACTGCCAAAAGAAAATGGGGATTTAATTTTACTGACCTCCGGGGATTGGAAAAAGTAAACGGCGAGTTTGCACTCATCATGACAGTCTACAACCTCAAACGAACCATTAACATCCTCGGAATACCTGAGCTCTTACAACTAATCCAAAACTGGAAACCCGACTACAAAAGGGTTTCTTTGGCCTTAAAATCAAGCCTTTTTGGTCTATTCAAGGCCCTATTGGCCTTTAAAACTTTAATCTATAAAACTAACGAATTAAACTTAAAATTGACTCAGGTTCAAGATTACCTCTCTACGAACCCCCTATACTCCTCAGAAATGCGGTTTTTTCAAAAAACTGAAAGTTTTTTCACAGCCTGA
- a CDS encoding tyrosine-type recombinase/integrase: MWLVKVVGTGLQSFLLPFFLYSKHITGHKPKVFLFEGQTPGKAMNDRSIQHAIRMAMNQAGFEQYGFSAHSIRHSFATHLLDAGTDIHTIKQLLGHSKIETTMIYLHLTKQRRDKLVSPLDLLGHGN, from the coding sequence TTGTGGCTGGTAAAGGTAGTAGGGACAGGTTTACAATCCTTCCTGCTGCCGTTCTTCCTCTACTCGAAGCATATTACAGGACACAAGCCGAAAGTCTTTCTCTTTGAAGGACAAACTCCAGGCAAAGCTATGAACGACCGCTCCATACAGCATGCCATCCGCATGGCCATGAATCAGGCGGGCTTTGAACAGTATGGTTTTTCTGCACATTCTATCAGGCATTCCTTTGCTACACACCTCTTGGATGCCGGTACGGACATCCATACCATCAAGCAGCTACTTGGACATTCCAAGATAGAGACTACCATGATCTATCTCCACCTGACCAAACAGCGCAGGGATAAACTCGTCTCTCCTCTTGACCTGCTCGGTCATGGAAACTGA
- a CDS encoding site-specific integrase, translating to MLKLASFLEAKAYSPMTIRNYMAEMRFIFAYFNHLNPEQLTQDHIASYINYIKKEHAVGRDKCRMTAQSCSFFFKHILPSPYVVPHALYPRKEFRLPEILTQEQISHVIQSTTNIKHKAIIALFYGTGIRLSELRFLK from the coding sequence TTGCTAAAACTCGCTTCTTTCCTAGAAGCAAAAGCATATTCCCCCATGACCATCCGCAACTATATGGCCGAAATGCGCTTTATTTTTGCCTATTTCAATCATCTCAATCCTGAGCAGCTCACCCAAGATCACATCGCCTCCTACATCAACTACATCAAAAAAGAACATGCGGTGGGTAGAGATAAATGTAGAATGACAGCCCAAAGCTGTAGCTTCTTTTTTAAACACATTTTGCCTTCGCCCTACGTAGTGCCTCACGCCCTCTATCCCCGAAAGGAGTTCAGGCTTCCTGAGATTCTCACCCAAGAGCAGATCAGTCATGTAATCCAATCTACTACCAATATAAAGCATAAAGCCATCATTGCTCTGTTCTATGGAACAGGGATCAGGCTGAGCGAACTTCGTTTCTTGAAATGA
- a CDS encoding IS91 family transposase: METDVSFQSLFRHQSISNFNPYSRAVFADLTACHTAAKGYHLSRCNELHCGNIAHRYHSCGNRHCPNCGSMKRDAWIESRMDELLPTAYYHIVFTLPHELNPVFMGNRAKLFDLLFLAASQTLLKHAKMPEYLGAEPGITMVLHTWGQDLSFHPHVHCIVSAGGYDGQRWVDAKRKNNRFLFPQKSMANIFKAIFMEGLEKDSSIGWIGNKNSLLKAIRFKKWNVYAKAPFGSPDRVVEYLGRYTHKIAITRHRILEVNATHIKFKYKDYSDGSKTKQMWLTHQEFLRRFEQHILPKRFVKIRHFGYLRLKGKTERLALIRSSLNMQPAKLKVIIPFQIRMFEKYGRDIHKCPCCEHGRMETIFDTRDKSGRKPKPLKPNPAPS; the protein is encoded by the coding sequence ATGGAAACTGATGTTTCTTTTCAGTCCCTGTTCAGGCATCAATCCATCTCCAACTTCAATCCTTACAGCAGAGCGGTCTTTGCCGATCTTACTGCCTGTCATACCGCCGCAAAAGGGTATCACCTCAGCAGGTGCAATGAGCTGCATTGTGGAAACATCGCCCATAGATACCATTCCTGCGGCAACAGGCACTGCCCCAACTGTGGAAGCATGAAAAGGGATGCCTGGATTGAGAGTAGAATGGACGAACTCCTACCTACCGCCTATTATCACATTGTCTTTACCCTGCCACATGAACTCAATCCAGTATTCATGGGGAACAGAGCTAAGCTATTCGACCTTTTGTTTCTGGCAGCTTCCCAAACCCTGCTCAAGCATGCAAAGATGCCTGAATACCTTGGTGCCGAACCGGGGATCACAATGGTACTGCACACATGGGGACAGGATCTTAGTTTTCACCCTCACGTCCACTGCATCGTCAGTGCCGGAGGATATGACGGACAGAGATGGGTAGATGCCAAACGCAAAAACAACCGATTCCTTTTTCCACAGAAAAGTATGGCAAATATATTCAAAGCAATCTTCATGGAAGGGTTGGAAAAAGACAGCTCAATTGGCTGGATTGGAAATAAAAACAGCTTACTGAAAGCCATAAGGTTCAAAAAATGGAACGTCTATGCCAAAGCTCCTTTCGGTTCGCCTGACAGGGTAGTGGAATATCTTGGACGTTACACACACAAGATTGCCATCACCAGACACCGAATCCTTGAGGTCAACGCAACACACATCAAGTTCAAATACAAAGACTATTCAGACGGTTCCAAAACAAAACAGATGTGGCTTACCCATCAGGAATTCCTTCGACGGTTTGAGCAGCATATATTGCCAAAAAGGTTTGTCAAAATCCGCCACTTCGGATACCTGAGACTAAAGGGAAAAACTGAACGGTTGGCACTGATACGGTCGTCACTCAATATGCAACCGGCCAAACTCAAAGTCATCATCCCATTCCAGATCAGAATGTTTGAAAAATACGGCAGGGATATCCACAAATGTCCCTGCTGCGAACATGGAAGAATGGAAACCATCTTTGATACTAGGGACAAATCAGGAAGAAAGCCAAAACCTCTTAAACCAAATCCCGCACCTTCTTGA
- a CDS encoding tyrosine-type recombinase/integrase — translation MTFKKENYTTTVQKAKVVVPGFKQAFSWFEERMVLDQCSKSMANNYGRNIAHLALHFGKLPHEVPIDQVNSYLYRLTVHDNLSISFFKQTVFGLRYWYRLFGLNDQALQMPSIKHTQTLPTVLSKQECKDIFAAPRLLKHRFLLAFAYAAGLRMNELRHLKITDVDLQRKQIHIRQAKGRKDRYVILADLLVDRFKKYITEVKPQTYLFEGQTPGQVLGERSIQYIINEAVSKTDITKNVSMHTLRHSFATHLLEDGLDIHSIQRLLGHSDIRTTIVYLHIAQVTPKSAHSPLDSLYHYHGHP, via the coding sequence ATGACTTTCAAAAAAGAAAATTACACGACTACCGTACAAAAAGCTAAGGTCGTCGTACCGGGATTCAAACAGGCATTCTCCTGGTTCGAAGAACGAATGGTTCTCGACCAATGCTCCAAAAGCATGGCCAACAATTACGGACGGAACATCGCCCATTTGGCACTTCACTTCGGTAAACTACCACATGAAGTACCCATCGATCAGGTCAACTCATACCTCTATCGCCTTACCGTCCATGATAACCTCTCCATAAGCTTCTTCAAACAGACCGTCTTTGGCTTGAGGTACTGGTACAGACTCTTTGGTCTCAACGACCAGGCACTACAGATGCCTTCCATCAAACATACCCAAACACTTCCAACAGTCCTCTCCAAACAGGAATGCAAGGACATCTTTGCTGCCCCAAGACTCCTCAAACACCGCTTCCTCCTCGCCTTTGCTTATGCAGCCGGGCTTCGGATGAATGAACTTCGCCATCTTAAAATCACCGATGTAGATCTCCAGCGCAAACAGATACATATCCGGCAAGCAAAAGGCAGAAAGGACCGCTATGTCATCCTTGCAGATCTGCTCGTAGATAGATTCAAAAAATATATCACCGAAGTCAAGCCACAAACCTATCTCTTTGAAGGGCAAACTCCCGGGCAGGTACTCGGAGAACGCAGCATCCAATACATCATCAATGAAGCCGTTAGCAAAACAGACATCACCAAAAATGTCTCCATGCATACACTCCGGCACAGCTTCGCAACCCACCTGCTCGAAGACGGTCTCGACATCCATTCCATCCAACGACTCCTAGGCCACAGCGACATCCGAACTACCATCGTCTACCTGCACATCGCACAGGTTACCCCAAAATCAGCACACAGTCCGCTCGACTCCCTATACCACTATCACGGACATCCATGA
- a CDS encoding IS91 family transposase: MKPAHELAEIIRLYGDSFSASHDPLKHHQRTLHALSICRTAALGGHVQRCDNPDCKHEILAYNSCRNRHCPKCQHAEREKWIAARMKDLLDCTYFHLVFTIPEELNTFCLRFPKQLYHILFQASKETLFTFGHDPKHLGAQMGAVSILHTWGQNLTLHPHVHMIVPGGGFTKQKRWKTCASSGDFLFPIKAMATVYRGKFLQEFLRFAKQAELPITPQLRKTLYSKNWVVYAKRPFQNPAAVVEYLGRYTHRVAISNHWIKSTDNGKVSFSYKDYAHGAVTKIMTLDAGEFLRRFCLHVLPPMFVKIRHYGFLSRRKKEELRAFQQEQGINSACVQKEKHGDPLYFQEDYNITICPCCHKGTLITIVYFAANAPPPTINNKLKAHVKT, encoded by the coding sequence ATGAAACCCGCTCACGAACTCGCCGAAATCATACGCCTCTACGGTGATTCCTTCAGCGCATCCCATGATCCGCTCAAACACCATCAGCGAACCCTCCATGCCCTGTCCATCTGCCGAACCGCTGCTCTCGGAGGACATGTTCAGCGCTGTGACAACCCTGACTGCAAACACGAAATCCTCGCTTACAACTCCTGCCGTAACCGTCACTGTCCCAAGTGTCAACATGCAGAACGGGAAAAGTGGATAGCGGCCCGCATGAAAGACTTACTCGACTGCACATACTTCCATCTGGTATTCACCATCCCCGAGGAACTCAACACTTTCTGCCTACGCTTCCCCAAGCAACTCTACCACATCTTATTCCAAGCCAGCAAAGAAACCCTCTTCACCTTTGGACATGACCCCAAACACCTCGGAGCACAGATGGGAGCTGTTTCCATTCTCCATACTTGGGGGCAGAACTTAACGCTCCATCCACATGTACACATGATTGTCCCTGGAGGTGGCTTTACCAAACAAAAACGATGGAAAACATGTGCATCTAGCGGAGATTTCCTATTCCCTATCAAAGCCATGGCTACAGTATACCGGGGAAAGTTCCTTCAAGAATTCCTCCGCTTTGCCAAACAGGCTGAACTTCCAATCACTCCACAACTCAGAAAAACCCTCTATTCCAAAAACTGGGTTGTCTACGCCAAGAGGCCTTTCCAAAACCCCGCAGCTGTTGTCGAATACCTCGGTAGGTACACCCATCGGGTAGCCATCTCTAACCACTGGATAAAATCCACCGACAACGGAAAAGTATCCTTCTCCTACAAAGACTACGCACACGGGGCCGTCACCAAAATCATGACTCTCGACGCTGGCGAGTTTCTGCGTCGCTTTTGCTTACACGTCCTACCTCCAATGTTTGTCAAAATCCGACACTATGGTTTCCTCTCCAGAAGAAAAAAAGAAGAACTCAGAGCCTTCCAGCAAGAACAGGGTATCAACTCAGCATGTGTTCAAAAAGAAAAACATGGAGACCCACTCTATTTCCAAGAAGATTACAACATCACCATCTGCCCCTGCTGCCACAAGGGGACACTCATCACCATCGTTTACTTCGCCGCAAATGCACCTCCGCCAACCATCAACAATAAACTCAAAGCACATGTAAAAACCTAA
- a CDS encoding putative toxin-antitoxin system toxin component, PIN family, whose product MKNRRVILDTNLWISFLISKRQKELDILIKSGAVTLIFSQELLEEFLMVSERPKFKRFFKKSDIKALLNQIETFGELIRVESKINECRDPKDNFLLSLSVDGKADFLVTGDSDLLVLGKIEKTKIVSWAEFISQE is encoded by the coding sequence ATGAAAAATAGAAGGGTAATTCTGGATACTAATCTGTGGATAAGTTTTTTGATCTCCAAAAGACAAAAGGAATTGGATATCCTTATTAAATCTGGGGCAGTAACACTGATTTTTTCGCAAGAATTGCTTGAGGAGTTTTTAATGGTTTCAGAAAGGCCCAAATTCAAAAGATTTTTTAAAAAATCAGATATCAAAGCACTTCTGAACCAAATTGAAACTTTTGGAGAATTAATAAGGGTGGAATCAAAAATCAATGAATGTAGGGATCCAAAAGATAATTTCTTATTGAGTCTTTCGGTTGATGGTAAAGCAGATTTCTTAGTAACAGGAGATTCTGACTTATTAGTATTAGGGAAGATAGAGAAGACAAAAATAGTTTCTTGGGCTGAATTCATTTCTCAAGAATAA